The following nucleotide sequence is from Bacteroidota bacterium.
AAGTACTTATTCTTTGCACAGGCAATAGTTGCCGGAGTCAAATGGCACATGGTTTTCTCCAGTCGTTCGATAAAAACATTCAGGTATGTTCAGCCGGTACAGAAGCTTCGGGCAGGCTAAACGAAAAGGCGGTTGCCGTGATGAAAGAAATCGGCATCGACATCAGTCACCATACTTCCGATTCGGTAGAAAAATACCTGCATGATGAGTGGGACTATGTAAT
It contains:
- a CDS encoding arsenate reductase ArsC, producing MKVLILCTGNSCRSQMAHGFLQSFDKNIQVCSAGTEASGRLNEKAVAVMKEIGIDISHHTSDSVEKYLHDEWDYVITVCGGANESCPAFLGKVKHRLHIGFDDPSHATGTDEYIWSEFHRVRDEIKEGFWKFYNQNIKIS